One stretch of Thalassophryne amazonica chromosome 17, fThaAma1.1, whole genome shotgun sequence DNA includes these proteins:
- the LOC117529288 gene encoding N-acetyllactosaminide beta-1,3-N-acetylglucosaminyltransferase 2-like, whose product MGRCCKCNGRLLCMCLLPCMMTSHLVIYIMVYIFVTMSYSPPKLSIHYIAPGFSANSGTLASHPQSPFWNLRLEDSALWNGLQHVWDRQYNPILRGNMSEIQRKPKANLLSSVEDKCFPSCKLGKCSVPHVHDFDSMPEQLRAFIRSMHCRDYPLLINQPDACSQNNSLGLETPTLLIAVKSQVGNFENRQAIRETWGRSGLVKGELSRKGTVVHTLFLLGRQDSSTGPHPDLKNLLALENEKYGDILQWDFRDTFFNLTLKDLLFWRWLQRYCPNAIFIFKGDDDVFVRTDAVLDYLHKQWEEHILWREYTNDTAALTDLFVGDVISNAMPNREPTTKYYIPESFYKGAYPPYAGGGGVIYSGKLALRLLEVSNRVRLFPIDDVYLGMCLHRLGLSPSHHPGFLTFDLPESERENPCAYRAVLLVHRRSPKEMLTLWKQLHNLPAKCGS is encoded by the coding sequence ATGGGCAGATGTTGCAAATGCAATGGGAGGTTGCTCTGCATGTGTTTGCTTCCCTGCATGATGACCAGCCACTTGGTGATTTACATCATGGTGTACATATTCGTCACTATGTCATACTCGCCTCCAAAATTAAGCATACACTACATTGCCCCAGGCTTCTCTGCTAACTCTGGGACGCTAGCTTCCCATCCACAGAGTCCTTTCTGGAATCTTCGCCTGGAAGACAGCGCACTGTGGAATGGGCTGCAGCATGTTTGGGACCGTCAGTACAATCCCATACTGCGTGGAAACATGAGTGAGATTCAGAGGAAGCCAAAAGCCAATCTGTTATCATCAGTCGAGGACAAATGCTTTCCAAGCTGCAAATTGGGCAAGTGTTCTGTCCCTCATGTACATGATTTCGACAGTATGCCGGAACAGCTGAGAGCCTTCATCAGGTCAATGCACTGCAGGGACTACCCGCTCCTCATTAACCAGCCTGATGCATGCAGCCAAAACAACAGCTTGGGTCTGGAAACACCCACACTCCTGATAGCTGTCAAGTCTCAAGTAGGGAACTTTGAAAACAGGCAGGCCATCCGGGAAACATGGGGGCGAAGTGGTCTGGTGAAGGGGGAATTAAGTAGAAAAGGTACAGTAGTGCACACATTGTTTCTGCTGGGGAGGCAGGACTCAAGCACAGGTCCTCACCCAGACCTCAAAAACTTGCTGGCGCTGGAGAACGAGAAGTATGGGGACATCCTGCAGTGGGACTTCAGAGACACTTTCTTTAACCTGACACTAAAGGACTTACTGTTCTGGCGCTGGCTCCAGCGATACTGCCCCAACGCCATCTTCATCTTTAAAGGGGATGATGATGTCTTTGTTCGAACGGACGCCGTTCTGGACTACCTGCACAAGCAGTGGGAGGAGCATATCCTCTGGAGGGAGTACACCAATGACACTGCCGCTTTGACAGATTTGTTTGTGGGAGATGTGATCAGCAACGCGATGCCGAACCGTGAGCCAACCACCAAATACTACATACCAGAAAGTTTCTACAAAGGCGCATATCCGCCGTACGCTGGAGGAGGAGGCGTCATCTACTCTGGCAAACTAGCACTGCGATTACTAGAGGTGTCCAACAGAGTGCGCCTTTTCCCGATAGATGACGTGTACCTGGGCATGTGCCTGCACAGACTCGGACTCTCCCCAAGTCACCACCCGGGTTTCTTAACATTTGATCTCCCAGAGTCAGAGAGGGAGAATCCCTGTGCTTACAGAGCAGTTCTGCTGGTCCACAGACGGAGCCCCAAAGAGATGCTGACACTGTGGAAGCAGCTCCACAATCTGCCGGCTAAATGTGGAAGCTAA